In the genome of Desulfovibrio desulfuricans, one region contains:
- a CDS encoding DUF3150 domain-containing protein yields the protein MAQLVSDIRILDNLLALNLNVSLWSARRKMSQEDLGGAELPPEDLASLGSKRIADPENLKVFGTLKARAFNYLDRQGVRFMSGWAIPEEKAGEIVQELLNIRTEFQKEKEAFLADYDQNVQAWIEKHHQWGEIIRNSLVGPDYVRARMDFRWQLYKVAPLEQHTDNTAVLEAGLAEEVQGLGGTLFDEVAKSADDIWRRVYHGKTEVTHKALSPLRTLHAKLTGLSFVEPHVAPVADIVQAALLRMPKKGNITGTDLLLLQGLVCLLKDSTALVGHAQKVIEGYGPAFVLDALLAVPCTMPVQDDNARQVEGTVNGDDDEPILPDISMADSALPHPAIPSLGLW from the coding sequence ATGGCACAACTTGTTTCTGACATCCGTATTCTTGATAACTTGCTGGCCCTCAATCTCAACGTCAGCTTGTGGTCAGCCCGACGCAAAATGAGTCAGGAAGACCTGGGCGGCGCAGAACTACCCCCTGAAGATCTAGCTTCTTTGGGCTCAAAGCGCATTGCCGACCCGGAAAACCTCAAGGTGTTCGGCACACTCAAAGCCCGCGCCTTCAACTACCTTGACCGGCAAGGTGTACGGTTTATGTCCGGCTGGGCCATCCCCGAAGAAAAGGCCGGCGAAATCGTGCAGGAGCTGCTTAACATCCGCACTGAATTCCAGAAAGAAAAGGAAGCATTTCTGGCTGACTATGACCAAAATGTGCAGGCATGGATTGAGAAGCACCATCAGTGGGGCGAAATCATTCGTAACTCCCTTGTGGGGCCTGACTATGTACGCGCCCGCATGGATTTCCGCTGGCAGTTGTACAAGGTGGCCCCGCTTGAACAGCACACAGACAACACCGCTGTGCTGGAAGCTGGTCTGGCGGAAGAGGTGCAGGGCCTCGGCGGCACTCTGTTTGATGAGGTGGCTAAGTCGGCTGACGATATATGGCGCAGGGTTTATCACGGCAAGACGGAAGTAACCCACAAGGCGCTTTCACCGTTGCGCACCCTGCATGCCAAGCTCACGGGCTTGTCTTTCGTAGAGCCACATGTGGCCCCGGTGGCTGACATCGTGCAGGCTGCACTGCTGCGCATGCCCAAGAAGGGCAACATCACCGGTACAGACCTGTTGCTGTTGCAGGGGCTGGTCTGCCTGCTCAAGGACAGTACGGCCCTTGTGGGCCACGCCCAAAAAGTTATTGAGGGCTACGGCCCGGCCTTTGTGTTGGATGCGCTGCTCGCCGTACCATGCACTATGCCAGTACAGGATGACAACGCGAGGCAGGTAGAGGGTACAGTTAATGGAGATGATGACGAGCCAATTCTGCCTGATATTTCTATGGCTGACAGCGCGTTACCGCATCCTGCCATACCCAGCCTAGGCCTGTGGTGA
- a CDS encoding cobaltochelatase CobT-related protein — protein MIRTKDVLNCLPLVASILGDRYGVQVRIGGKEACTNGKVIHLPSLPIDCEPELLALARSFVDHESGHIRHTDFSVLKAENLDPVTFNLFNCLEDWRVEKMLSGIFPGCRRNLNWLIRRFFVEQAQPRAGDDSPALAVLDYVLLTVRAWDVDAVTPARQHAANIVEQHFPSLRDVLDAILVKVYIHCPDTKAAVEYARQIAKCIRQWEPPRQASTSKRASTNDQGATPRATGEVNDSATQINQQSEPVQPSSDLPLKAIFHAEGQDLPQQLGEIMAIELANNSAESAGDALTVAVEGTRHATPLPAEQKLQALQASIALRTRLQGFLQAQTQRRCSIGRRGTLHANSLHRLQVGNARVFQKESVQLGLNTAVHVLLDVSGSMAGAPINLANRACYAVATALSHIRGVNPAVTAFPATTVTNSIFPIMRHGHAVPDLFDIRASGGTPLAGALWWVLQTMLPLKEQRKMILVITDGMPDNPLAANNAIGVAQKLGFEVYGLGIRDEHITHLLPHTSKVVNDLPDLVPAMFAMLQAALLKGGAV, from the coding sequence ATGATACGCACAAAAGACGTTCTCAACTGTCTGCCCCTTGTGGCATCTATCCTTGGCGACCGCTATGGGGTGCAGGTGCGTATTGGCGGCAAGGAGGCTTGCACCAACGGTAAAGTTATCCATCTGCCATCGTTGCCCATTGATTGTGAGCCTGAATTATTGGCATTGGCGAGGTCGTTTGTGGATCATGAATCCGGCCATATCCGGCACACTGATTTTAGCGTGCTGAAAGCTGAAAACCTTGATCCTGTGACCTTCAACCTCTTCAATTGCCTTGAGGACTGGCGCGTTGAAAAAATGCTGTCAGGCATTTTCCCTGGCTGCCGAAGAAACTTGAACTGGTTGATACGACGATTCTTTGTAGAGCAAGCACAGCCAAGGGCCGGGGATGATTCCCCGGCCCTTGCTGTTTTGGACTATGTGCTGTTGACAGTGCGAGCCTGGGATGTGGATGCGGTGACCCCGGCACGCCAACACGCGGCAAACATCGTGGAGCAGCACTTCCCCAGCTTGAGAGATGTTTTGGATGCCATCTTGGTCAAGGTTTATATTCATTGCCCGGATACAAAGGCAGCAGTCGAATACGCTCGACAAATTGCCAAATGCATCAGGCAGTGGGAACCGCCTCGACAGGCTTCAACTAGCAAACGCGCGAGTACGAACGACCAAGGAGCCACACCTAGGGCGACAGGGGAGGTCAACGATTCTGCCACACAAATCAACCAGCAATCTGAACCGGTCCAACCATCGAGTGATTTACCACTCAAGGCCATTTTCCATGCGGAGGGGCAGGATCTACCCCAGCAACTCGGCGAAATCATGGCGATTGAGCTTGCCAATAACAGCGCAGAATCCGCTGGTGACGCATTGACCGTGGCGGTAGAAGGCACCCGACATGCAACCCCCTTGCCAGCAGAGCAGAAGCTGCAAGCCCTTCAGGCCAGCATTGCCCTGCGCACTCGCCTTCAGGGCTTTCTGCAGGCGCAAACGCAAAGGCGATGCAGTATTGGTCGCAGGGGCACATTGCATGCCAATTCGCTACATCGTCTGCAGGTTGGCAATGCTCGTGTTTTCCAAAAAGAGTCTGTGCAACTGGGCCTCAATACGGCTGTCCATGTCCTGCTGGACGTAAGCGGCAGCATGGCTGGCGCACCGATTAATCTTGCCAATCGGGCCTGCTATGCCGTGGCAACAGCGCTGAGCCATATCCGTGGCGTGAATCCAGCGGTTACGGCTTTCCCCGCTACGACGGTCACAAACTCTATATTCCCCATCATGCGGCATGGGCACGCGGTGCCAGATCTGTTCGACATTCGGGCTTCTGGCGGCACACCCTTGGCTGGGGCCTTGTGGTGGGTTCTGCAAACCATGCTGCCCCTAAAAGAGCAACGCAAGATGATCTTGGTTATCACTGACGGCATGCCGGACAACCCGCTTGCTGCAAACAATGCCATAGGGGTGGCGCAAAAACTTGGTTTTGAAGTTTACGGCCTTGGCATTCGGGATGAACACATCACGCACCTGCTGCCGCACACAAGTAAGGTGGTCAACGATCTGCCTGATCTGGTGCCTGCCATGTTTGCCATGCTGCAGGCTGCATTACTC